A stretch of the Archangium violaceum genome encodes the following:
- a CDS encoding glycoside hydrolase family 5 protein: MFSASLLLACLPLSASALTLVNAGAYTSPRTAATGQTVHYIMELLSAEAVSNVTVSFQVRPYTPGGAISSTVVYTNTLTGQSFAANERKRYTSSFTVPSSLATGEYVWVTRATNATGSVVYLNLARTETNYTFHVDGVAARRYARGINIMDLGNAGKALPGILGTNYPKPTLAGMQRLKARGLDVVRIPFLWERIQPVLNGNLNTTYLGYLLETLEHANSAGLRVIVDMHNYARFTSGGVTRAFGSSGAPTKEQYADAWRRIVTAIRSNPAAYNSIYAYDIMNEPHDLPYLEGTFSYPVTFSSFESGTEGWVPRDSSSTTVSRVVRNNQGSLQITTRATSGSGLVLGAALPASTKRASLTNGPTFQAKVFVPTTTPGTIRARLLMVDGSYKYQFGEEFAVTKGVENRVYFKPPEATWNLNRSFSIEFIVDGSDGSAPLVFYLDNVAQGTQSGELPPQRVWETYSQAAVDAIRQLGEQKLIMVEGYAYSSAESWPKYHPVKWVNDSLNNIMYHAHFYFDRSGKYEISHAALLNQAKSGGYASVGDLGIARLKNFTDWVAAQNTQGFIGELGWPNSVRRPSESAAWNADGERLFQFLDQVGMGATMWTTGTWEQASRSNVNINTVYQIEPSFVPLSQAEVLERHLGKP; encoded by the coding sequence TTGTTTTCTGCTTCGCTATTGCTTGCGTGTCTTCCCCTGTCCGCGAGCGCCCTCACGCTCGTGAACGCGGGCGCGTACACCAGCCCGAGGACGGCGGCCACGGGGCAGACGGTCCATTACATCATGGAGCTGCTCTCCGCGGAGGCCGTCTCCAATGTCACGGTCTCCTTCCAGGTGAGGCCGTACACGCCTGGCGGCGCCATCTCGTCGACCGTCGTCTATACGAATACGCTGACGGGGCAGAGCTTCGCGGCCAATGAGAGGAAGCGGTACACCTCGAGCTTCACGGTTCCCTCCTCGCTCGCGACCGGCGAGTACGTCTGGGTCACCAGGGCGACCAACGCCACGGGCTCGGTCGTCTACCTGAACCTGGCGAGGACCGAGACCAACTACACCTTCCACGTGGATGGGGTGGCCGCCAGGCGCTACGCGCGTGGCATCAACATCATGGACCTGGGCAATGCGGGCAAGGCGCTGCCGGGCATCCTCGGCACCAACTACCCCAAGCCCACCCTGGCGGGGATGCAGCGGCTGAAGGCGCGCGGGCTCGACGTGGTCCGCATCCCGTTCCTCTGGGAGCGCATCCAGCCGGTGCTCAACGGCAACCTGAACACCACCTACCTGGGTTACCTGCTGGAGACGCTCGAGCACGCCAACAGCGCGGGGCTGCGCGTCATCGTCGATATGCACAACTACGCGCGCTTCACGTCCGGTGGCGTGACGCGGGCCTTCGGCAGCTCCGGCGCTCCGACGAAGGAGCAGTACGCGGATGCCTGGCGGCGGATCGTCACGGCCATCCGGAGCAACCCGGCGGCGTACAACTCCATCTACGCGTACGACATCATGAACGAGCCGCATGATCTGCCGTACCTGGAGGGCACCTTCTCGTACCCCGTCACGTTCTCGAGCTTCGAGTCCGGCACCGAGGGCTGGGTGCCGAGGGACTCCTCGAGCACGACGGTGAGCCGGGTGGTGCGCAACAACCAGGGCTCCCTGCAGATCACGACCCGGGCCACCTCCGGGAGCGGCCTGGTGCTCGGTGCGGCGCTCCCCGCGTCGACGAAGCGCGCGTCCCTCACCAACGGCCCGACCTTCCAGGCGAAGGTCTTCGTGCCCACCACCACTCCGGGCACCATCCGGGCCCGGCTTCTGATGGTGGATGGCTCCTACAAGTACCAGTTTGGAGAGGAGTTCGCCGTGACGAAGGGCGTGGAGAACCGGGTGTACTTCAAGCCCCCGGAGGCCACGTGGAACCTCAACCGGAGCTTCTCCATCGAGTTCATCGTCGATGGGAGCGACGGCAGCGCCCCGCTGGTCTTCTACCTCGACAACGTGGCCCAGGGCACGCAGAGCGGCGAGCTGCCGCCCCAGCGGGTCTGGGAGACCTACTCCCAGGCGGCCGTGGATGCCATCCGCCAGCTGGGCGAGCAGAAGCTCATCATGGTGGAGGGCTACGCCTACAGCTCGGCGGAGTCGTGGCCGAAGTACCACCCGGTCAAGTGGGTCAACGACTCCTTGAACAACATCATGTACCACGCCCACTTCTACTTCGACCGGAGCGGAAAGTACGAGATCAGCCACGCGGCGCTGCTCAACCAGGCCAAGAGCGGGGGCTACGCGTCGGTGGGCGACCTGGGCATCGCCCGGCTCAAGAACTTCACCGACTGGGTGGCCGCGCAGAACACCCAGGGCTTCATCGGTGAGCTCGGCTGGCCCAACTCGGTCAGGCGCCCGAGCGAGAGCGCCGCCTGGAACGCGGATGGCGAGAGGCTCTTCCAGTTCCTCGACCAGGTGGGCATGGGCGCGACGATGTGGACGACGGGCACCTGGGAGCAGGCGTCCAGGTCCAACGTCAACATCAACACCGTCTACCAGATCGAGCCCTCGTTCGTTCCGCTGTCGCAGGCGGAGGTGCTGGAGCGGCACCTCGGCAAGCCCTGA
- a CDS encoding S8 family peptidase, translating into MKSSHLAYCRTVALVGVALWASASGAQTRQRASRPLMPRAAVVKHSGRELPPDTLVERLVVKFHEGSRVRLRGNALASLASERSSSERSRFFGRGLTEARLTDDLRSVQSLLERAPRTHGLRRLLQEDEAVLEARQLSGESASGRQLADLNLYFEVPLLPGTTAERVAALVEALNAVESVEVAYAEPPAEPAVVGAGLDTVVSSLLAASDLPPTTPLYESRQGYLDAAPRGIDARYAWTVLGGSGSGVRIVDVESGWNTTHEDMPGFFYIGDAGDKRDHGTAVLGELVGAANGYGVTGIVHSAQVGIESHLSQGLSNALSRAATAAGPGGLLLVEVHRQGPSDGTACTCNTSQCNYVAVEYWQADYDIIAQATANGVIVLEAAGNGSANLDAAAYNNAFNRAVRDSGAILVGASTATTRVPMCWTNFGSRVDVHGWGEQVVSMGYGDLFSSGVDQYYTATFSGTSSASPIATGAAASLQGISLAYGRGALDSRTVRSLLVSTGTPQASDSRKIGPLPDLRQAIAQLFNGTLAVRIDGPSAAGYWCWEGAWTAHPIGGDGNYTYLWQRNDNGTWRDVGSGPSYGQQVCDATDLRVTVTSAGLSASDSIYLWVD; encoded by the coding sequence ATGAAGTCATCGCACCTGGCGTATTGCCGCACTGTCGCGTTGGTGGGAGTGGCCCTATGGGCCAGCGCCTCCGGAGCCCAGACCCGGCAGCGCGCGAGCCGGCCCCTCATGCCTCGCGCCGCCGTCGTCAAGCACTCCGGCCGCGAGCTGCCCCCCGACACGCTCGTCGAGCGCCTCGTCGTCAAGTTCCACGAGGGTAGCCGCGTGCGTCTGCGTGGCAACGCCCTGGCGTCGCTCGCCTCCGAGCGCTCCTCCTCCGAGCGCAGCCGGTTCTTCGGGCGTGGACTGACCGAGGCGCGGCTCACGGACGACCTCCGGTCCGTCCAGTCCCTGCTCGAGCGCGCCCCGCGCACGCATGGCCTCCGGCGCCTGTTGCAGGAGGACGAGGCCGTGCTGGAAGCGCGCCAGCTCTCCGGTGAGTCCGCCAGCGGCCGGCAGCTCGCCGATCTCAACCTCTACTTCGAAGTGCCTCTGCTGCCGGGCACCACCGCTGAACGCGTGGCCGCTCTGGTGGAGGCGCTCAATGCCGTGGAAAGCGTGGAGGTGGCCTATGCCGAGCCCCCCGCGGAGCCCGCGGTGGTGGGCGCGGGCCTCGACACCGTGGTGAGCAGCCTGCTGGCCGCCTCGGACCTTCCCCCCACCACACCGCTGTACGAGAGCCGTCAGGGCTACCTCGACGCGGCGCCCCGCGGCATCGATGCGCGCTACGCCTGGACGGTGCTCGGCGGCAGCGGCTCGGGCGTGCGCATCGTCGACGTCGAGAGTGGCTGGAACACCACGCACGAGGACATGCCCGGTTTCTTCTACATCGGCGATGCGGGTGACAAGCGAGACCATGGCACCGCCGTGCTCGGCGAGCTGGTGGGCGCGGCCAATGGCTATGGCGTGACGGGCATCGTTCACTCGGCCCAGGTGGGTATCGAATCGCACCTGAGCCAGGGGCTGTCGAACGCCCTCTCGCGAGCGGCGACGGCGGCGGGCCCCGGCGGCCTTCTGCTCGTCGAGGTCCACCGGCAAGGGCCGAGCGATGGGACGGCGTGCACCTGCAATACCAGTCAGTGCAACTACGTCGCCGTGGAGTACTGGCAGGCCGATTACGACATCATCGCCCAGGCCACCGCCAACGGAGTCATCGTCCTCGAGGCGGCGGGCAACGGCAGCGCCAACCTGGATGCCGCCGCATACAACAACGCCTTCAACCGCGCGGTGCGGGACTCGGGCGCCATCCTCGTGGGCGCCAGCACCGCCACCACGCGTGTTCCCATGTGCTGGACCAACTTCGGCAGCCGCGTGGACGTTCACGGTTGGGGTGAGCAGGTGGTGTCCATGGGGTACGGCGACCTGTTCTCCAGCGGCGTGGACCAGTACTACACGGCCACCTTCAGTGGCACCTCCAGCGCCTCGCCCATCGCGACGGGCGCGGCCGCCAGCCTCCAGGGCATCTCCCTCGCCTACGGCCGTGGTGCGCTCGACTCGCGCACCGTGCGCTCGCTGCTGGTCAGCACCGGTACGCCCCAGGCCTCCGACTCGCGGAAGATCGGCCCGCTGCCCGACCTGCGCCAGGCCATCGCTCAGCTCTTCAACGGCACCCTGGCCGTGCGGATCGATGGTCCGAGCGCCGCGGGGTATTGGTGCTGGGAGGGCGCCTGGACAGCGCATCCCATTGGCGGTGACGGCAACTACACCTACCTCTGGCAGAGGAACGACAACGGGACATGGAGGGACGTGGGCTCCGGCCCGAGCTACGGCCAGCAGGTCTGTGACGCGACGGACCTGCGCGTGACCGTCACCTCGGCGGGCCTCTCCGCCTCGGACTCCATCTACCTCTGGGTGGATTGA
- a CDS encoding class I SAM-dependent methyltransferase — MTHEHPAPSVHHIVQGFGADRAAHYDTQASVSLAGTQAAYELGVSALTAQLDGQDTASLLFVGLGTGAELMPYTRFDVPGWRFTGVDPSDAMLAVARKRLEAEGMLSRTHLHVGELHTLPPGPPFDGAQMMGVLHHVEGEEARLELLREVTRRLKPGAPLVLGCRVGKDPELTNVELRRWRAYGIPPDKLEHRRQLFAMMRPIESDAALFAMFARTGLVAPRPIFLSLQYKVFLARFEPGAAGR; from the coding sequence ATGACTCACGAACACCCCGCCCCCTCCGTCCACCACATCGTGCAGGGCTTTGGCGCCGACCGCGCCGCCCACTACGACACCCAGGCATCCGTCAGCCTCGCCGGCACCCAGGCGGCGTACGAGCTCGGCGTCAGCGCGCTGACAGCCCAGCTCGACGGCCAGGACACGGCGTCGCTGCTCTTCGTGGGACTGGGCACGGGCGCGGAGCTGATGCCCTACACCCGCTTCGACGTGCCGGGCTGGCGCTTCACGGGCGTGGATCCCTCCGACGCCATGCTCGCCGTCGCCCGCAAGCGTCTGGAGGCAGAGGGAATGCTCTCGCGCACGCACCTGCACGTGGGCGAGCTGCACACCCTGCCTCCCGGCCCCCCGTTCGACGGCGCGCAGATGATGGGGGTACTGCACCACGTGGAGGGCGAGGAGGCCCGCCTCGAGCTGCTGCGAGAGGTGACCCGGCGGCTCAAGCCTGGAGCGCCCCTCGTCCTGGGCTGCCGTGTTGGCAAGGATCCCGAGCTGACGAACGTGGAGCTGCGGCGGTGGCGTGCGTATGGAATCCCCCCGGACAAGCTGGAGCATCGGCGCCAGCTCTTCGCGATGATGCGGCCCATCGAGTCCGATGCCGCCCTGTTCGCGATGTTCGCCCGGACCGGACTGGTGGCGCCGCGTCCGATCTTCCTCTCGCTGCAATACAAGGTCTTCCTCGCGCGCTTCGAGCCCGGAGCCGCGGGACGTTGA
- a CDS encoding succinylglutamate desuccinylase/aspartoacylase family protein — protein sequence MMLLSGAAFARAPRGDFSIGPIVARPGTAASGRLPVPEGVDPGTFIPITLIHGSRPGPVLALIAGVHGSEYAPVLALQRVRPLLEPGRLAGTLILVHAANVPAFLGRTVYTGPVDGKNLNRSFPGNPEGTVTERIAYVLREQILRRADVVVDLHAGDANEALRPWTGYYAKHGSPEVIARSRELALAFGVDHIVLFPMENLSFDKALYTGAAAVALGKPSFDVEVGGLGRATPEQLALIERGVLSLLRHLRMLEGKPSPVEHPIFIARRANLKSEVEGLFYPTVEVGQWVRTGSLLGYVTDFFGNRIAEHRAPHGGVVLVLFGTPPVRPGETVAVVGEVHDPAPAPAQAP from the coding sequence ATGATGCTCCTGTCGGGAGCCGCCTTCGCCAGGGCGCCTCGCGGGGATTTCTCCATCGGGCCCATCGTGGCGAGGCCAGGCACCGCCGCGTCCGGCCGGCTCCCCGTCCCGGAGGGGGTGGACCCGGGGACCTTCATCCCCATCACCCTCATTCATGGCTCGCGGCCGGGCCCCGTGTTGGCGTTGATCGCCGGTGTGCACGGCTCCGAGTACGCGCCCGTCCTGGCGCTCCAGCGCGTGCGGCCCCTGCTCGAGCCTGGCCGGCTCGCGGGGACCCTCATCCTGGTGCATGCCGCCAATGTCCCGGCGTTCCTCGGCCGCACCGTCTACACCGGCCCGGTGGATGGGAAGAACCTGAACCGGAGCTTCCCGGGCAATCCCGAGGGCACCGTCACCGAGCGCATCGCGTATGTGCTCCGGGAGCAGATCCTCCGCCGCGCCGACGTCGTGGTGGACCTGCACGCCGGGGACGCCAACGAGGCCCTTCGCCCCTGGACCGGTTACTACGCGAAGCACGGGTCTCCCGAGGTGATCGCCCGCTCACGTGAGCTGGCGCTCGCCTTCGGGGTGGATCACATCGTGCTGTTCCCGATGGAGAACCTGAGCTTCGACAAGGCCCTCTACACGGGCGCGGCGGCGGTGGCGCTCGGCAAGCCCTCGTTCGATGTGGAGGTGGGTGGGCTCGGACGGGCGACCCCGGAGCAGCTCGCCCTCATCGAACGCGGCGTCCTCAGTCTGCTGCGCCACCTGCGGATGCTCGAGGGCAAGCCCTCCCCGGTGGAGCACCCGATCTTCATCGCGCGACGCGCGAACCTGAAGAGCGAGGTGGAGGGCCTCTTCTACCCCACCGTCGAGGTCGGACAGTGGGTCCGGACGGGCTCGCTGCTGGGCTACGTGACCGACTTCTTCGGCAACCGCATCGCCGAGCACCGGGCACCGCACGGTGGTGTCGTGCTCGTCCTCTTCGGGACGCCACCGGTACGTCCGGGAGAGACTGTTGCCGTCGTGGGGGAGGTGCACGACCCGGCCCCTGCTCCCGCGCAGGCTCCTTGA